The Cryobacterium sp. SO1 genomic sequence GTTGGTTTCGCTGCCGTCTTCGGCGCTGAGCTGATAGGCCCGCAACGTCACTTCCTCCTCATTCTCCGGTGGGGGGAAGGCAAGGTCGCTCTGCCAGGTGCCGGGGGTGCCCGAGCCCGACGTTGCCGTGAGGTGCCGCACGCAGAGTGTCTGCCCGGCCTCGTCGAGTAAGTCGATGACGAGGGCAGCCTCGACGGTGGCGGCTGTACCGCGGGCGGTCACCGGGATGGTGACCGGTGAGTCGGCCACCGGGCTGTCGATGGTGATGGCCGGACCGGCGGTTGGCGTGGCGGTGGATGTGGCGGTACCGGCCGTGCTCGTCGGGGTGGTGCTGGTGGGGGTGGGCGCCGGCCCGGGCGCGCAGGCGGCCAGGGGCAAAACCAGGAGGGCGGCCAGCAGGGCTGTGGTATGCCGGGCGGTGTGCCGAGCCGTGTGCCGGGCCGTGTGCCGGGCCGTGTGCCGTCGCCCGGACCGCTGCGAGCGGCTGCTTTTCATTGAACGCTCCTCTCATCCGACCCTGGGAGTGTAGCTCGCGTGCCGGCAGCCGGGCAGGGCGGCGCAGCTCTGGCGGCGCAGCTCTGGCGGCGCAGCTCTGGCGGCGCATCCGCACCGACCGCCAGGGTGGCCCCGTAGGATGTGGAGGTGAGCTACGGGGTCGGTAACGGGGTGAGACGGGCGCGCTATCTGCGTGCCGCACTCGCGGTGACCGTCATTTGTGCCCTGCTCTGCGCCGCTCTGGTTGCCGCCATCGGCGCGCTCAACCGCGATCTGTACAGCGCCGGCGGGTTCGTGCGGCAGTACCTCGAGGCGCTCGCGACCCAGGACACCGACACCGCCCTGGCCCTGCCCGGCGCCGAACCGACCAACGCCGACCTCGAGGCCGCCGGTCTGCCCCAGGATCTCCCCCGCACACTGCTGCGCCCGTCGGTGCTGGGGTCGATCACCGACATCGAATTCGTCAGCGACACCGCCGTCCCCGCGGATGCCGCATCAGGCCGGACCGGGCAGCACACCGTGGTGTTCAGCTTCAACCTGGACGGCAAGGACACCTCGATGGAGTTCACCGTGGAGCGCCTCGGCACCGTAGCCGGGCTGTTCAGCCGGTGGGGATTCGCGACGAGCCCACTCGCGGTGCTGCAGGTGACCGTGCTGCACGAAGCTGATTTCTCGGTGAACGGCCTGACCCTCGACACCCGGGCGCGTGCAGCGGCCGACGCCCCGATCACATTCTCGAACCAGGCCGCCTACCTGGCCTTCGCCCCGGCGGTCTACAACGTCTCCCACGACTCGTCCCTGCTCAGCGCACCGGTACAGAGTGTGCCCGTCGTCGCCTCCGGGGCCGCCGACGTGACGGTGGATGCGCTGCCCAACGACACCTTCACCGCCCAGGTGCAGGCCAAGCTCAACGAGTTCCTCGACGAGTGCGCCACCCAGCAGGTGCTGCAGCCGTCCAACTGCCCGTTCGGCATCGAGATCGACAACCGGGTCAAGTCCGCACCGGCCTGGTCGATCGCCGAGTACCCGGAGGTCGCCCTCACCGGCGGCGAGTCATCGTTCGACATGACCGGAACCGAGGGCCAGGCTCACATCGTGGTCGAGGTGCAATCGCTGTACGACGGCGACCTCAGCACCCGCGACGAGGACGTGCCGTTCTCGGTGGCCCTCACCGTCACGATCCAGCCCGGCGGCGCCTTGGCTATCCAACTGCGCTAATGCAGCCGGTTGTCACCGGTCGTGGGTGGCCAGGCGGGCGAGGCGGTCATTGTACTCGTTCAGTTCGGCCTCGTTGGTGCGGTCGGCGTTCCGGTCCCTGCGCTTGGTTTCCTTCTCGTCGCTCCGCCCCCACTGGATGGCCACGATGATGGCCAGCGCGATGGTCGGAATCTCACCGACGCTCCAGGCGATGCCACCGCCGGCCTGCTGGTCGGCCAGGGCGCTCAGCCCCCAGTCGCGGCCCATGGCGCCGTACCAGTCCGCCAACAGCAGGCCGGTGCCGGTCATCAGCGCCAGGCCGAAGAAGGCGTGGAATGCCATGGTGCCCAGCAGCAACAGCAGCCGGAAGGTGTACGGGAGGCGGTAGGGCACGGGGTCGATGCCGATCAGCGACTGCACGAACAGGTACCCGGTGATCAGGAAGTGCACGATCATCCACTGGTGGCCGATGTGGTCGGTCGTCGCCCAGCTGAACAGCGTCGTGTAGTAGAAGACCCAGAGTGACCCGGCGAACAGCACCGCGGCCACGAGCGGGTTCGAGACGATCCCGGCGAACTTGGAGTGCACGGCCAGCAGGATCCACTCGCGAGGGCCGCGGCTGCCGTCACGGCGCATCCGAATGGCGCGGGCCGCCAGGGTGACCGGCGCGCCGGGAACCAGCAGCACCGGCACCAGCATCGTCAGGGCCATGTGCGCGAGCATGTGGGTGGAGAAGAGGTACTTCTCGTACACGTTCACGCCGCCATTGGTGATGTAGAACAGGGTGATCATGCCCACCACCCAGAGGATGGTGCGGTGCAGCGGCCAGGTGTCGCCGCGGCGGCGCAGCCGCCACACCCCGGCGAGGTAGAAGAAGATGCCGAAGGCGCAGAACAGCGCCCAGGCCAGGTCGAAGTTCCACTCGGTGAAGTACCTGGCGAAGGTGAGCTCGGGCGGCAGCGGCTCGCCGGTGAGGATCTGCGCCGGGGTGGCGGTGGGGACCGCCGTGGTGACCACCTGGGCCACCGGGGTGGCCGTGCGGGCAAGAGCCGCCGCCACGCCGCTGGCCAGGCCCATGAAGGCGATTTCGCCCACGACGAGCCACCAGAAGAAAGGGTCGGCGCGGCCGGCGCCGCTCTGCATCCGGCCGATGAGGTACCGGCGCTGCAGCACACCGAAGCCGCCAAGCACGAGTAGCAGAGCCGCCTTGGCCAGCACCAGGATGCCGTAGCCGGTGAGCAGATTGTCCCAGCTGCCGATGCGCAGTTCCGCGCTGACGTAGCCGGACGCGGCGACCACGACGAAGCTGACCAGCGCAAGGGTGGAGTACCGACCGATGACCTCGCGCAGGCGCGCCGGCGGGAGCTGCTTGTGCAGCAGGATCACGGTGAGCAGGCCGCCCAGCCACACGGCCGCGAAGACCAGGTGCAGGCCCAGCGCGGTGATGGCCGCGTCGTGGCCCTCTGCACCGGCCGAGTGGCCCTGCTGGGCCATCGGCAGCAGCGCCAGCAGCGCCAGAACGGTGACGAAGACCAGCGCGGTCTGGTTGCGCACGGCGAAGCAGAGCACGGTGATGGCCGCGGCGATCAGGGTGGTGGTCAGCCAGGCCTGGCCGATCTCGATCTGGCTGAAGAACTGGCCGACCGTGGCGCTGAACTGGTCATCGAAGCTGACCGTGGCGTTTGTCACCTGCAGAAAGGTGAGGAAGCCGGTGATCGCCGAGGCGATGGTGAGGAAGGCGGCCGAGGCGGCGGCCAGGTCGATCGCGGTGCCGTACTCGCGTTCCTTCGGGCTCAGTGCGAAGCAGGTGAGCACCAGGGCGCCGATGGTGCCGGCCGCACCGAGGTTGACGAGCAGCTTGGCCACCGGAAGACCCCAGCGCACCACGACGCCGGGGTCGGCGAGTAGCTGGGCCTGGGCGCCGCCGCCGTAGGCCAGGCCCGCCAGCGTCGCCACAATCGCGGCCAGCAGCAGCGCTGCCGGCCCGATGATTCGCAGATAACGGGGCACCACTCCAGCTTAACCGGCGGGGGAAGCGGATCCGGCCGGGCCTGGCACCCGCGGTCAGTTCGCGAGCGGGCAGTTCGCGCGGGCAGTTCGCGCGCGGGCCTTTGACGAGCGGGCCCTAACGAGCGGGCCTTAACGAGCGGGCCTTAACGAGCAGTGGGCGCCGACCGAAGTCGACGCCCACCGTAGTTCGAGACCTGCTACCTACTTGGCGGCAGCCTTGAGCTTGCTACCAGCGGTCAGCTTGACGCGGTGGCCGGCAGCGATGGCGATTTCTTCGCCGGTCTGCGGGTTGCGGCCGGTGCGAGCAGCGGTTGCGGTGCGCTCGACGCCGAGCCATCCCGGGATGGTGACCTTACCGTCGTTCGCAACGGTGTCGGCGAGGGTTGCAAAGAAAGCGTTCAGAACGCCGTCGACAGCAGCCTGGCTCTGGCCAGAGTCTGCGGCAACCTTGGCAACGAGCTCGGTCTTGTTCAGCGACTTGTCAGCCATTGAGTGTCCTCCTCGGACCTTCGTCTGTAAAAAACAGGTATTCACGTAAAGCGGGCGACGTTGCGAAAACGCCTCCGTTGGTCGGTTTGACCGGGTTGAATCTAGCATTGATCCGCAGGATTCCGCGGATTTACGGCGTTTCGGGCCGCTTTGCTCGGTGGATTGGGTGAGTTTATGCTGTGCGCGAACTGTGCGCCCCCGTTCGTGGGCCAGCGCCGGAACGAAAGAACAGGGGATGCCCGACGGAAGTCGGACATCCCCTGTGGATGCTGCAGCGATCGTTTACACGATCACCAGCTGGTTACCAGCTGGACTTGGTGATGCCGGGCAGCTCGCCGCGGTGCGCCATGTCGCGGAAACGTACGCGCGAGATGCCGAACTTGGAGAGGTGGCCACGGGGACGACCGTCAACCGCGTCGCGGTTGCGCAGGCGAACCGGCGAGGCGTTGCGGGGCAGCTTCTGGAGGCCCTTGCGAGCCTCTTCACGGGACTCGTCGGTGCCGGCCGGGTCGACAAGAGCCTTCTTCAGCTCGAGGCGCTTGACGGCGTAACGCTCGACGATGACCTTGCGCTGGTTGTTCTTGGCAATCATGCTCTTCTTCGCCATTTTTAGCGCTCCTCACGGAAGTCAACGTGCTTGCGGATGACCGGGTCGTACTTCTTGAGCACGAGACGGTCGGGGTTGTTGCGACGGTTCTTTTTGGTCACGTAGGTGTAACCGGTTCCTGCCGTCGAACGCAGCTTGATGATCGGACGTACGTCCTGAGCCTTAGCCATTAGATTTTCTCCCCACGTGCGAGCAGGTCCTTGACGACCGACTCAATGCCGCGAGCATCAATAACCTTGATGCCCTTTGCCGAGAGGGTCAACGTGACGTTGCGGCGAAGCGACGGCACGAAGTACTTCTTGGTCTGCACGTTCGGGTCGAAACGACGCTTGGTGCGCCGGTGCGAGTGCGAAATGTTGTGTCCAAAGCCGGGAACGGCTCCGGTCACCTGGCAGGTTGCTGCCATGGTTTTCCTCCAATACCGAAGGGCGAATGCCCTTCCCAAGATCTCTTGTCGGCCGGTTCGCGTTGGATTCCGCCCGGAAACGGCCGGCCGAAACGTGAGTCTCGGCGGCTGATTCGATGGGAGGAAAAGACACGAACAAGCAATGCACGCACAGATATGCGCAGCAGCTACCCAGCCTACGTGGTCGGGCGGGCGGACGCAAGCGCGGTGCAGGCCGCGCAGAGGCCGAAGATGTCGATGACGTGGGCGGCTTCGGTGAAGCCGTGCTTGGCGGCTTCCTCTGTGGCCCAGTTCTCGATGGCCGCCACCTCGATCTCCACCGTGAGCCCGCAGTTGCGACAGATCAGGTGGTGGTGGTGCTCGGTGGTGCTGCAGGCCCGGTACAGGCTCTCGCCGTCCGGCGACTGCAGTGAATCCGCGTCACCCTCGAGGGCCAGGTCGGCGAGCGCCCGATAGACCGTGGCCAGTCCGATCGGCGAACCGCTGGTGTGCAGGGCGGAGTGCAGGCCCTGGGCACTGACGAACCCTTCGACGCGGCTGAGCTCGGTGCGCACGGCCTCTCGCTGCCAGGTGTTTCGCTTCATGACTCCAACCGTAGCCCGGCGCGAGCCGGCTCGGGTACCCTCGGCGCACGCGCGCTGAGCGAACGGATGCCCAGCGCGAGCAGGAAGCAGGCGGCGGCGGTGAGCGCGATGGCCGGGCCCGCGGCCACGTCCAGCGCACGGGAGAGCAGCACCCCGATCACGCCGGAACCGGCGCCGAGGAGGGGCGCCAGCACGGCGATCCTGCCGGCCGTGCGCACCAGCAGCCGGGCGGCGGCGGCGGGTGCGGCGATCAGGGCGATCGCGAGGATCGCGCCGACGGCGGGCATCGCGGTGACGACGGTCGCGGTGATCAGCACCAGGGTGAGCAGCTCGATGGGCCATTCCCGGTAGCCCGCGGCGCGGAAGCCGGTGCGGTCGAAGGTGGAGAAGAGGATCTCCTTGCCCCAGAACAGGGTCACGAGCACCGCAACAACGAGCACCCCAGCGGCCAGGAACACGTCATTGTCGGTGACGGTGAGGATCGAGCCGACCAGGTACGAGTCCACCTGCACGGGCAGCGACGGGTTGAGCGCTTGGAGCAGCACTCCGAGGGCGAACCCGGCGGTGAGCATGATGCCGGAGGCCACCTGGCTGCCCTGCCTGCGCACCCGGCCGAGCAGGGTCATGATGGCCACGATCACCGCGGCGGCCACGGCGGCACCGAGCGGGATGCTCACACCCAGCAGCGCCGCGGCGACGGCGCCGGGGAAGGTGGCGTGGGTGAGCGCCTGGGCGAAGAACGTGCGCCGGCGCAGCAGCACCAGGGTGCCGACCAGGCCGCTGAGCGCGCCGATCACGGCCGCGGCGAACAGGGCCTTCTCGAAGTAACCCATCAGCCGGCCGCCGGTTCCGGCTCGGTCAGGGACAGGGCGGGACGGCGCATCCGGTCGAAGACGAGCCGGCCCAGCAGCACCAGCAGGTAGCCGGCCACCAGCACCAGCACCACGGTGGCGCCGCTGGGCAGGTCGATGCCGGCGGAAACGGACGCCTCGAAGCCCACGGCCAGCCCCACCCAGGCGCACAGCGCGGCGAAGCCGGCGGCGAGCGGGAAGAGCAGCCAGAGCCGCACCGTGATCAGCCGGGCGACGGCGCCGGGCACGATGAGCACCGCAAGGACGAGCAGGTTGCCGACCGCGCTCGACGCGGCGACCACCACGAGGGCGATGGCAACGTTGAGCACCAGGTCGAGCAGCAGTGGACGGTAACCGGCCGCGGCGAGGGCGGTGCGGTCGAACGCCCGGAACACCTGCTGCTTGAGGGTCAGGCCCACCAGGAGCAGGGCGATCGCGCAGATGACGAGGGTCTGGGTCACCTCGGCTGCCGTCACCGTGAGCAGCCGGCCGAAGAGCAGCTGTTCGAGCTGGCCGGCGTAGTTGGTCTGCCGGGAGACCACCAGGATGCCGATGCTGAACATGGCTGTGAAGACGATCGCGATCGCCGCATCCCCCGATACGGCCCGCCGGGTGATCACGGTGAGCACGATCGCGGCCAGGACGGCGGCGATCATGGCGCCGACGAAGAGTCCCTCGCGGCCGCCCCAGACAAACCCGATGGCGATGCCGGGGAAGACCGAGTGGGTGAGGCCGTCACTGATGAATTCGAGGCTGCGCAGGTTGACGAGCACGCCGACAATGCCGGCGACCAGGCTGAGGGCGAGCAGCACCACGAGCGCCCGCGCCATGAACGGCAGGGAGAACGCTGTGACGAGGGGCCCGAGCAGGTCGGCCATTCAGTGGCCTTCGTGGCCGGGGATGACCAGGGTGTGCTGGTCCATCTCGACGCCGACCTCGTGGAAGGTGCGCTGCACGTTCTCGAGGGTGAGCACGCTTTCGCGGGGGCCGAAGGCCACCTGGCTGCCGTTGAGCAGCAGCACCCGTTCGCAGACGGCCCTGGCCAGTTCGAGGTCGTGGGTGGAGACGAGCACGGCGACGCCGTCGGCCTTGAGCCGCTCCACGGTGCCGACGAGGGCATCCCGGTTGGACTGGTCCAGTCCGTTGAAGGGTTCATCGAGCAGCAACAGCCGGGGGCCGGCCGCCACGGCACGGGCGAGCAGACCGCGCTGCTGCTGACCGCCGGAGAGCTCACCGAACCGGGTCTTGGCCAGGTGGCCGAGGCCCACCGTCTCCAGGGCCGCGGCGACGGCATGGCGGTCCTTCTTGCCCGGCAGGCGCAGCCAGCCGAGTGCGCGGTAGCGGCCCATCATGACGACCTGCTCGAGGCTGACCGGGAACTCGGGGTCGAGCTCGTCGGTCTGCGGTACGTATCCGACGGTGCCTGCCGGGGCCGTCGCCTGGCCGAGCACCTCGACGGTGCCCTCCGTACGGTGGATCAGGCCCAGGATGCCCTTGAGCAGGGTGGACTTGCCCGACCCGTTCGGGCCGATCAGCGCGATGGCCTCACCGGCATGCAGATCGAAGTCGATGCCGGTGAGGGCGGGAGTCTGGGCGTAGGCGAACGAGGCCCCGGAGACGCGCAGGGCGAGCGGTGCGGCCATCCGCTGCTGAGAAGGGTTCTCGTTCACGGTTCAACTATTGCAGGTCGGCGGGCACGGCGCTGGGCGTCACACCCCAGGACTCCAGGATGAGTCGCACATTGTGCAGCTGGGTGGCGACGTAGGTGGCGCCGTCACTGTCGGCCGGTCCGAGCGAGTCGCCGTAGAGGGCGTCCTCGCCGGAGTAGACGGCGACCCCGGCTTCGGCGGCGATGGTGTCGGCCGCCTTCGGGTTGATGGAGGCCTCGGAGAAGACGGCTTCGACCCCGGTGGCCTTGACGGCGGCGACGAGGGCGTCGATTTCGGCGGCGCTCGGCTCGGCGTTG encodes the following:
- a CDS encoding Gmad2 immunoglobulin-like domain-containing protein is translated as MKSSRSQRSGRRHTARHTARHTARHTARHTTALLAALLVLPLAACAPGPAPTPTSTTPTSTAGTATSTATPTAGPAITIDSPVADSPVTIPVTARGTAATVEAALVIDLLDEAGQTLCVRHLTATSGSGTPGTWQSDLAFPPPENEEEVTLRAYQLSAEDGSETNVLERSLTLTPERPPIIITTPACGASVAPGGTLEVTGRAMVPEAQFTLELRDPAGAAVLTQQVLAASGTDESDFSSTLSVPAGLAGGFYDLVGFDNSLKDGSVQYEFPVQLLVQ
- a CDS encoding cytochrome c oxidase assembly protein, encoding MPRYLRIIGPAALLLAAIVATLAGLAYGGGAQAQLLADPGVVVRWGLPVAKLLVNLGAAGTIGALVLTCFALSPKEREYGTAIDLAAASAAFLTIASAITGFLTFLQVTNATVSFDDQFSATVGQFFSQIEIGQAWLTTTLIAAAITVLCFAVRNQTALVFVTVLALLALLPMAQQGHSAGAEGHDAAITALGLHLVFAAVWLGGLLTVILLHKQLPPARLREVIGRYSTLALVSFVVVAASGYVSAELRIGSWDNLLTGYGILVLAKAALLLVLGGFGVLQRRYLIGRMQSGAGRADPFFWWLVVGEIAFMGLASGVAAALARTATPVAQVVTTAVPTATPAQILTGEPLPPELTFARYFTEWNFDLAWALFCAFGIFFYLAGVWRLRRRGDTWPLHRTILWVVGMITLFYITNGGVNVYEKYLFSTHMLAHMALTMLVPVLLVPGAPVTLAARAIRMRRDGSRGPREWILLAVHSKFAGIVSNPLVAAVLFAGSLWVFYYTTLFSWATTDHIGHQWMIVHFLITGYLFVQSLIGIDPVPYRLPYTFRLLLLLGTMAFHAFFGLALMTGTGLLLADWYGAMGRDWGLSALADQQAGGGIAWSVGEIPTIALAIIVAIQWGRSDEKETKRRDRNADRTNEAELNEYNDRLARLATHDR
- a CDS encoding HU family DNA-binding protein, with amino-acid sequence MADKSLNKTELVAKVAADSGQSQAAVDGVLNAFFATLADTVANDGKVTIPGWLGVERTATAARTGRNPQTGEEIAIAAGHRVKLTAGSKLKAAAK
- the rpsN gene encoding 30S ribosomal protein S14 — its product is MAKKSMIAKNNQRKVIVERYAVKRLELKKALVDPAGTDESREEARKGLQKLPRNASPVRLRNRDAVDGRPRGHLSKFGISRVRFRDMAHRGELPGITKSSW
- the rpmG gene encoding 50S ribosomal protein L33, yielding MAKAQDVRPIIKLRSTAGTGYTYVTKKNRRNNPDRLVLKKYDPVIRKHVDFREER
- the rpmB gene encoding 50S ribosomal protein L28, which encodes MAATCQVTGAVPGFGHNISHSHRRTKRRFDPNVQTKKYFVPSLRRNVTLTLSAKGIKVIDARGIESVVKDLLARGEKI
- a CDS encoding Fur family transcriptional regulator, whose product is MKRNTWQREAVRTELSRVEGFVSAQGLHSALHTSGSPIGLATVYRALADLALEGDADSLQSPDGESLYRACSTTEHHHHLICRNCGLTVEIEVAAIENWATEEAAKHGFTEAAHVIDIFGLCAACTALASARPTT
- a CDS encoding metal ABC transporter permease; translated protein: MGYFEKALFAAAVIGALSGLVGTLVLLRRRTFFAQALTHATFPGAVAAALLGVSIPLGAAVAAAVIVAIMTLLGRVRRQGSQVASGIMLTAGFALGVLLQALNPSLPVQVDSYLVGSILTVTDNDVFLAAGVLVVAVLVTLFWGKEILFSTFDRTGFRAAGYREWPIELLTLVLITATVVTAMPAVGAILAIALIAAPAAAARLLVRTAGRIAVLAPLLGAGSGVIGVLLSRALDVAAGPAIALTAAACFLLALGIRSLSARAPRVPEPARAGLRLES
- a CDS encoding metal ABC transporter permease, translated to MADLLGPLVTAFSLPFMARALVVLLALSLVAGIVGVLVNLRSLEFISDGLTHSVFPGIAIGFVWGGREGLFVGAMIAAVLAAIVLTVITRRAVSGDAAIAIVFTAMFSIGILVVSRQTNYAGQLEQLLFGRLLTVTAAEVTQTLVICAIALLLVGLTLKQQVFRAFDRTALAAAGYRPLLLDLVLNVAIALVVVAASSAVGNLLVLAVLIVPGAVARLITVRLWLLFPLAAGFAALCAWVGLAVGFEASVSAGIDLPSGATVVLVLVAGYLLVLLGRLVFDRMRRPALSLTEPEPAAG
- a CDS encoding metal ABC transporter ATP-binding protein, with protein sequence MNENPSQQRMAAPLALRVSGASFAYAQTPALTGIDFDLHAGEAIALIGPNGSGKSTLLKGILGLIHRTEGTVEVLGQATAPAGTVGYVPQTDELDPEFPVSLEQVVMMGRYRALGWLRLPGKKDRHAVAAALETVGLGHLAKTRFGELSGGQQQRGLLARAVAAGPRLLLLDEPFNGLDQSNRDALVGTVERLKADGVAVLVSTHDLELARAVCERVLLLNGSQVAFGPRESVLTLENVQRTFHEVGVEMDQHTLVIPGHEGH